GCCAGGTGAGCCGGTGGTCAGCGTCGCTTTGGACGCGCCACCACCGGATGCGGGTCAGTTCCAGATTGGCGCCGCCCGGCCAGCCGCCGTCTACGGCGGCTGGCCGGGCGGGGTGAAGAGGCAACGTTTTCCCAGGGTTGCACCCTGGGCTACGGGCCTGCCACCCGCTTCGCGGGTTCAAATCCGCTCATTTTTTCAACTCTTAACTGGCATCAATAGTTAGTAGTGAATGAAGAGCAGTTCTGCATTCTACATCCTTCGGTCATCATTCTCTATTCCTCAATGCTCAAAGTTGGCGTGCCAGGGCTTCAACCGTGGTGACTGGTAACTGACAGGTCATCTGTTCACAGACATAGACGGCTGGTTGCCCATCAACCAGGGTTCGCCCTTGCAAGAGCGGAATCACTTTTTCAGTCTCGGAATCGTCCGGCGCTTTGTAAACCACGACGGCATTTGGCAGATAGGTTGAGCGGATTTTGGCCAGCAATTTTTGGGTTCGTTCATCTGTCAGGTCACCCACCACCACTACTTCTTTGGGTTTTGACAGGTAAAAATCAAGCGCACTCAGGACATACCCAAATCCCGACGGCATTTTCACCATCATGTCACGAACTGAAGCCAGCACTTCCTGGGCTTTGGCGCGATAGCGGTCTTCGCCGGTGAGGATTGCCAGTCGCAGCAACGCTGAAGCGGCCACTGAACTTCCCGCCGGCGTGGCATTGTCAAAGTACTCTTTGGTGCGGGTAATGAGCGTTTCGTGATCTGAGCCGGTGAAATAAAAACCACCCACTTCTGAATCAGAAAACTGCTCCAGCATGGTTTCGGTCAGGGTCCGCGCCGATTCAAGCCACCGTCGGTCAAACGTGGCTTCATAGAGCGCCAGCAGACCTTCGATCAGATATGAATAATCTTCCAGGTACCCGTTGAGTTTGCTTTCGCCTTCTTTATATGTGCGCAGCAGCCGCCCGTCACGATAGAGCTTGCTCAGTACAAATTCGGCATTTTTGATGGCAACCTGCAGGTAATCGGCTCGACCCAGAGCAGCACCGGCCCAGGCAAAACTGACCATCATCAATCCATTCCAGGCGGTCAACTGTTTTTCATCGCGGCCCGGTTTGATGCGCTGTTCGCGAGCTTCAAACAACCGCTGGCGTCCACGTTCGAGGGCGGCGAGATATTCATCTTCGGTCACCCGTTTCAATTTGGCCACGACGGACAGTGGTTCGCGGATATTGAGAATGCTCGCCCCTGAATGTTCAAAGTTCCCTTCCTCGGTCACATCATAGAACCGGCAAAACAACTCGGCGTCTTCCTTTCCAAGCAAGGCTTCAATTTCAGCCGGCGTCCAGACAAAGAATTTCCCTTCCTCGCCTTCGCTGTCGGCGTCCTGGGTCGAATAAAAACCACCTTCCGGCGACGTCATTTCGCGGACCACATAATCGAGCGTTTCTTCAACAATCTGACGATAGATGTCTTCGCCCGTGGCCAGATGAACTTCGAGGTACAACTGGCTGAGCAAGGCATTGTCATAGAGCATCTTTTCAAAGTGCGGCACCAGCCACCGGGCATCGGTTGAATAGCGATGAAACCCGCCGCCAAGCTGGTCATAAATCCCACCCTGCGCCATTTTCAGCAGCGATTGTTCGATCATCTCAAGCGACTGTGGGTCGGCAGTATCGTGCCAGTAGCGCAGCAGAAAGGACATGGCCATTGAATTCGGAAATTTCGGCGCCTGTCCAAATCCGCCATGGGTCCAGTCAAACCGCTTCTTTAACTGCGTGGCGGCGGCACTCAAAATGGACTTTTCAAGCGGAGCGGCTGATGGCTTGAGATCCTGCATTTTGTCGAGTTCGGCCAGAATTTCCTGCGCCTGACCAAGGATGTCGTCCAGTCGGGTTCGATAGGCTTCCGAGACCGACAGCAGCACCCGTGGAAACCCAGGCATACCATGACGGTCCTGGGGTGGATAATAGGTGCCACCAAAAAACGGCTTCTGATCCGGCGTCAAAAATACCGTCATCGGCCAACCACCACGCCCGGTGAGCATCTGAACGGCATTCATATAAATTGTATCGAGATCGGGCCGCTCTTCACGGTCCACTTTAATATTGATGAAGTGCTCATTCATCAATTTCGCAATCGCCTCATTTTCGAACGACTCGTGCTCCATCACGTGGCACCAGTGGCAGGCTGAATAGCCAATGCTGAGTAAAATCGGCTTATTTTCAGCCTTTGCGCGGGCCAGGGCCTCGGCGCCCCAGGG
This region of Acidobacteriota bacterium genomic DNA includes:
- a CDS encoding thioredoxin domain-containing protein, with the translated sequence MSDVNAPKFTNRLINETSPYLLQHAHNPVDWYPWGAEALARAKAENKPILLSIGYSACHWCHVMEHESFENEAIAKLMNEHFINIKVDREERPDLDTIYMNAVQMLTGRGGWPMTVFLTPDQKPFFGGTYYPPQDRHGMPGFPRVLLSVSEAYRTRLDDILGQAQEILAELDKMQDLKPSAAPLEKSILSAAATQLKKRFDWTHGGFGQAPKFPNSMAMSFLLRYWHDTADPQSLEMIEQSLLKMAQGGIYDQLGGGFHRYSTDARWLVPHFEKMLYDNALLSQLYLEVHLATGEDIYRQIVEETLDYVVREMTSPEGGFYSTQDADSEGEEGKFFVWTPAEIEALLGKEDAELFCRFYDVTEEGNFEHSGASILNIREPLSVVAKLKRVTEDEYLAALERGRQRLFEAREQRIKPGRDEKQLTAWNGLMMVSFAWAGAALGRADYLQVAIKNAEFVLSKLYRDGRLLRTYKEGESKLNGYLEDYSYLIEGLLALYEATFDRRWLESARTLTETMLEQFSDSEVGGFYFTGSDHETLITRTKEYFDNATPAGSSVAASALLRLAILTGEDRYRAKAQEVLASVRDMMVKMPSGFGYVLSALDFYLSKPKEVVVVGDLTDERTQKLLAKIRSTYLPNAVVVYKAPDDSETEKVIPLLQGRTLVDGQPAVYVCEQMTCQLPVTTVEALARQL